A genomic segment from Panthera tigris isolate Pti1 chromosome A1, P.tigris_Pti1_mat1.1, whole genome shotgun sequence encodes:
- the IL9 gene encoding interleukin-9 — translation MLLSVVLASALLLCSVASQRCSTLSGIHDVTYLINKLQEHPPSKCGCGTNVTDCLCLPIPSDDCTTPCFQEGLSQMTNSTVQTSFPLIFNRLRRTVKDLKSSKCQFFSCEQPCNQTATGNTLTFLKSLQEILQKERVKGTV, via the exons ATGCTCCTGTCCGTGGTCCttgcctctgccctgcttctcTGCTCTGTGGCCAGCCAGAGGTGTTCAACCTTGTCAGGGATCCATGATGTCACGTACCTCATTAACAAACTGCAG GAACATCCACCTTCAAAATGTGGCTGTGGCACCAAC GTGACCGATTGTTTGTGTCTGCCCATTCCTTCT GACGACTGCACCACACCGTGCTTCCAGGAAGGGCTGTCCCAGATGACCAACTCCACGGTGCAAACAAGTTTCCCCCTGATTTTCAACCGACTAAGAAGAACCGTCAAAGACCTAAAGAGCAGCAAGTGTCAG TTTTTTTCCTGTGAACAGCCATGTAACCAAACTGCAACAGGCAACACGCTGACGTTCCTGAAGAGTCTCCAGgaaattttacagaaagaaaGGGTGAAAGGCACAGTATGa